cgctcggaaattcctaatttcttggaagcgactacgctcagaaattttatttgttttcgtggtagcttttttcactccgaaactaaccctaatttcttgttctctttcaggatgagtaacctgaacaaattggactttgctccattaggaacaactggctctgaatatcacaggtgggttcgtgatgttaGCCAGCATCTcgaggccgatggaatcctggatacgattctcgagcctagccaggacgtgctaactgttgagcaagctcaagctttggaagaaaatagCCATCATCAGCtttagccttagaggcaaataaggctaaagccatcatcctaatgactcgtcatatggatgattcgctccagtacgagtgtatgaatgaagaagaccgcagaaggctgtgggtctcactcgaagaaagatttggcaacgttcgtgtctccctgcttcctgacctagaagtgagatggcatagcctccgcttctgtgatttcaagtcaattattgactacaactcggaagcacttcgcattaaatctttaatgaaattctgtggtaaagagatcacagatgcgatgttgattgagaagactctctctaccttccccgtctctgcattgatggttgctaagaactatcaaatcgatgttactgcaggacgtatcccaaggtttcatgagctcattggagctatgaatgtcgctgaaaagatgacaacatccttgtgaataactataattcgagattcgtggaaacagagcatatttcggaatccaattatagtcgcgcctctaagagagggcggtaagagcgaaaccctaatcttagggatacttctggacgttctggtccatataatcgctctacttgggaaggtaactgccaaaataggagaacacggaaccgaagaggtaaacgtggaaagagagagggaggcaacgcctctggccatgttggtagcgccaccaacactaagagccatctaaatgatgctttcaaagcgcctcaatcaatggagtctgagcaaagagatgtatgttctcgatgtggagtatctggtcattgggcacacatttgtagagctcgtgaagaaattgtcaccgcctacaaagtatATTGTgcagcaagagaagctcacgatgttgaacaagaagatcaagaagatgatctagagtgaagggttgaagactacaaatctggctgggatcaatagatcgccaattctatttaagtctttatttttccaagagatgtaataggcaattgccatatatttttgtagtaaatgccaatggtttagtctttcttcaaactaggctcacccaaagtaagtgtgatgtctaggaaggttctgagattagtggaacttaagcgagccttgctccaccgacatctctctactcacctagtcacatttattttggaattaccgaaagaagttagacgactaccattgttttgcattagctagcatttggattatattctcctaatggttaagagacaatgatgtactctgttggcttatgaataaaatttcgagttcttttcattatggcTCCATTtcgattatgagcatattactttgtgactatgatggctaggtcatcagtattaattcaaggacctggaatagcccaagttccccttgccaaatggcaccttgattactgtcacagaaactctctacgctcctagggcaaatcgcacctatgaatagccaatagattccatgcgaaaactcatgtagagaacggaaatgagttcctttgcaattcCTCTAATGATTACGAATAAAGGCGCGTGTtaaagaagtttatgtgtctctctagtggactctatgtcactattcgagctattaaatccaataaagtcatgagagaagatctcttggatttagacacatattggctttgtcacgacaggataggtcatcctggtcatgatatgattatccgtctattaaagacttcacatggacatcttttctttcgagagaaacgaagcatgaatcaaaagttgattcctggactaagtgtgaccaccGCCGCTGCCTCTGGAGCAGCCGcgatccaccaccagcctagggctggcatagtccttatccatgacgccatagatagcgtacatcatggtgatgacgccctaggtgatgttgcaatcaccaacttggcttcaaatagcatttcagacacttaggcccaaccaaaatcctcattggttgattctaaggcctctcgcttgttttacaaagcccgttccatagggaaattaggactgagaccgtccgatgcaaaggatatgaaaatactcattctgttcttacatagaatccgtagggattctatggacttattcaaccaacttgcggacgtttaaatatctcatgatattggttgacacgcaaacacgttggtcacgtgttgtgccattgtccacttgtaatgttgcttatgctacactcctagcacatatcatacgacaacgggctcactccatgaattatcctattcagtcaattggatttgactatgctagtgagtttacatcgaagactttcgatggttattgcattgggactgatgttggacatcatattcccatgggcacacccaaatggtctcgcggaaacgactacgatggtagtccggacattggtaatgtgcaccaatctcctaatagccacttggggtgatgcaatatcgcatgcagctatgctaattcgtctacgacccaccgccactcaatctacctctgcgttacagctagtgactgggtaaaagtatcgtacttacgcatatttgagtgtgccatatatgtgccaattgcgccgccacagtgcactatgatgggtcctgacaaacgaatgggcaactacgttggagtgcccttgctaggcgatctacttaccgctagatttgcatatgtcactttgatgagacagttttcccgtcgttaaggggagataagaacacagatgtttagCAGGAActacaggaattgtcgtggtttgtctccactatgtctcatctcgatccctactaaagtgactagatcacacagatctgctgcaaacatgcctgcaaggatggacgtccttatgagaggacgtagcgtcaccctacatggaggtaggcatggcaccaacgccaaagagagtggcactctggcgtcacaggccatggccccagctaggatacgtgggaggcccgtgggttcgaaggatactttggcacaactcaatccttggatcatcgaaactcaaaatccgtctcatgagtatctttcggattatggttatcgttgggggacacctcaacgtcagaacctattcctgagaatatagagctctttgaaaattacactagtgtacatgagacgtgggatagaaactccatcataattgatgatgtagtcgcgcatttcattgcgcatgagtttgttgagtctgatgatatcgaaccacgcttcgttgatgaatggATGCCAactagagaaatttggcctaaatggaaagatgcgatccatgttaagttgaattctctaacgaagaggaaggtttttcgagccagtgatgccaacacctcctaaacataaaacctattgactaatgggtcttcgttagaaagcgggatgagaaaaagaggtggcaatctcgccttatggcgcaaggtttctcacaaaacgccctggaatcgactacgatgagacatactctcgtaatggatgtcattgcactccactaccttattagtttggtagtttccaaataactgaacatgcagcttacaaatgtggtcaacatgtatctctatggggatctagatacggaatatacatgaaggttcatggtggacttcatttacccaagtcaagtggctctagacctcggagcgcgtttgcaataaggttgaaacactcactaaagtgactacttgattgggaaaggatatgcccgcgcgtttccataataagtttcggattctatcgccgttcatgttgaacatgatcttcattggaaaccCTTacagagttaaggaaaaccgctgaacacttgaaatccgattttgagatgaaggattatgggagaacacgattatgtcttggtttggaacttgagcatcgtgttgatagatgcttaggcattttgacaaggtcaagccttcaagcaccccgatgatcgtctgtagtcttgatcttgaaaaggatcctcttcgttcgaaggatgatgacgaagatgcgctaggggcagaaatgccctagttaagtacaatagacacattattgtacttagctcaatgcacaagaccagacatctcatttgccatgaacttgttagctagatatagctctgcgccaacacaacgcaattggattggtgtaaaagatatctttcggtacttgagatgtacgattgatatgggcttattctatctctacagagagacgatggattcagacccatcacacaccaggaacgccgccaacaccggcctgcgtccactatccccatcccaaaacaacatgtgttttggaaggtttggctgatgttgggtatctctctgacccacacaaaagtcttcccaaactggttatgtgttcaccatgggtaagaccgtgatatcttggaggtctacaaaatagaccctagtcactatatcttgGAACAATACCGAgactattgctcttcatgaagaggttcgtgaatgtatatggattggatccataattacgcatgttcgaacaattgtggtttgaagactaccacagatgagcctccaggataatactgcttgttttgaacaaatgaagaaaggctacatcaaaagcgacaacactaaggataatcagcaacaacagactctcctcaagatcaaagtgaactaggttagATCttaggacagtatggcagacttactcactaagtcattgcctaaattccactttcgaggaacatgttggtagcatcatttacggaagttatccgaactcccatgaccgtagtcatcagggggagatgcagacattagggggagatgtctacatgtatggtctcgaaacgtgaagggtgtgttgtgctctttttccctttcgaccgaggttatttttgtcccacagggtttttgttactcggcaaggtttttaatgaggcaacgagaggagcaccacgtttgggcgacacaagggggagtgttcaagtaaatccagaatatgtgtctgacccaaactcgagattacttgctctagttgaaatagggtttatattaggagtaaaacccaccactagggtcaaaactttcctCTACcagacaaaatgatacccaactttcaaaagtgatcaaaatgatacctaaatttttaaaagtgatcaaaatgatacctaaatttttaaaaacaaatcaacttgatacccaactttcaaaagtgatcaaaatgatacctaaagttttaaaaataaatcaatttgatacctcggtttaattttttgtaactttttgttaaaattgatcacttgtggtgcagtattttatggggttataataatattttacacaaaaaaactatttttcaattattttttattttactttgttaattctcttcttcatcttctatctctgcctctctctctcttcccatttttctttgtttctttaaaagttgggaaacatccgaactttatttgtttctactatcgatggtagaattgaaattgaatggaagatttgtttttttaattctatagaagaagaagattgggttatagatgattgatggccctctgaccacaaatcacttcaatttgtgtgcttgattttgcatttgatttaacaaataagttaaaaaaagaaaaggggctaaatactgactactacgtagtttgggtccaaaatcaattctgtctctaaacttctaatttcatcaagaacacccctggacttttaattttgatctaataggtccaatttgttagtcttctGACAATTgtgtcatttaacttgttgacgtggctcatatatggcctatgttttatgatgtggtgttgaggtggcctgcatagtcaattttggagtgagtcccactattagaaatctatcaaataaatagtttttcaacaaattatccaactataacttgaacccataacagaatattaatgaattggacatattagatcaaaactgaaagtacaggggtgtttttgatgaaattagaagtccagggagtgaattgattttggacctaaaccacagagtggtaaccagtatttagccctaaaaaacataaactgaggtatcaaattgatttgtttttaaaactttaggtataattttgatcacttttgaaagttgggtatcaagttgatttatttttaaaaatttaggtatcattttgatcactttaaaaaagttaggtatcattttgatcacttttaaaagttgggtatcattttgtccggtggagaaaagttttgaccctagtagTGAGTTTTACtcttatattagagatattctcagagaatctTAAGAGATATcaaatcaatgtacgattatgttttcatgtacaactctatctctaagttaataattctctatataaagaagcttatattatcaatgaaaacacaactcaattctcttcCAATTAAGTTTTCCTTAAACCTTAAGCAGCTCGTTCATTATCATAATAAAGTTCATTTTTACTATAAAAAACAATATGAATGTCTGTGAAATTTGAGAAGTTTTGACATTGTATTAAATATTCGCTTATTATCTGAAATTTAATGGGTTGTTACTTGAGcatttttcgataaacgtgctcTTATCAGTCCTCAACCATCATTAACCCTAGAATATAGGTCGTCCTaattcaaagaacaaaatcagaAGCAATTGCAACTGGTTTGGTCCAACCTGGGGGTGGCTTATACTTTGAAGACATTTTTCACACTATCGATGCATGCTGTTGCAGACACACCTTTAATTAAAATGGGCAAGCAAGCCCTGTTCCAAGATGTTTCTCATCATATCATATCTTGTACGTGAATCAAAAGAAACTCCTCGATATTTGTTCAACTCCAGAACCCTCCATTCTCTGTCGCCAAAACCCTCCATTCTCTCCATGTAATGCTATAAATGGGACCGATCATTTCTTCAGTGAAAACAACCGAACCAAAATTTCCAATGGCTGAAGCTCAGGTTGCTGTAGACAGATTCAGTGAACTCCCACCGGAAATAACCCATCACATTCTGGCCTTCCTTCCCATAGCTGGTGTCACTCGAGTGAGCAGCTTGTCCAAAAGATGCAGAGCGCTTCATCTATCAAATCCCACATTAAATTTCGATTCATTTCCCTCCGAGTCCACCCTTACATTTGATAAGAGGTTGGAGTTGTTGAACTCCTTGGATCGCTTCCTCATTCAACGAGGGAATAACAAGGTAAACTACTTATCCATTATTTGGACACCTGAATACCATTTTGGGGAAACCAAAATAGAAAGTCACTGTGGTCTTGACAAATCACGAATTCTGGGTTGGATTCAAAATGCAGTACGTTGTAATGTTGAAAACCTTAATGTTTTCTTTGCAACTTTTATGCCAACTCTAGGAGATACTGATCAGGATCATGGTATAGATTTTCCTTCTTGTGTCTTTCTTTGCGAGTCTTTGAGGTACTTAACCCTGGACATGAAGCGTGCAATTCTTGAAGCTCCCTCCTTTAGTACTTCTCCTACCTCTAATCTCGTGTCCTTGAGTTTGAGAAATGTGACTATAGAAGATGATGGAGGGTTTTGCAAATGGGTCTCCTACTGTTGTAGGTTTATTAAGAAATTGTGGCTGGAACGGGTTTATGGGTTGGAAAACATCACCATTGAAAGTTCGTCCTTGGAGTCACTGTCGGTCCAGTTTCCCTGTTATTTTGACGTTGCCCGTCTTGTAATAGCTGGtgataaaattgaaaatatagATATAGATTGGGAGTATGATTCAGACAAGCGCAACAATAGAAGTTTGTTGAATATTTCGGCCCCAAATCTGAAGTGTCTGAAATGGGTTGGGAATATGTTGAACCATCAGCATCTTGGGGAAATGAATTGTTTGGAACAAGTTGAGATTTCTCTGACTTCTTATGATGTAAATGATTTGGATAGCGTTTGTGAGCAGTTCTTGTGCAGTATAAGCAGTGTTAAAGTTCTTCTTCTAGTCCAAGTAACTGCCAAGGTAAAGAGACACTATCTAATACTTCCCTCCTCGGTTTATATTATGATTGATTAGATTTATCCATTTTGAAAGATTTCTGACTTTGGTTTAATTATACTGTTGTAGACTTTGTTCAGGGAAGGTTTCACACCTGCCCCATTGGGCAATGTGTGGTACTTGCTTATGTCTATTTGGTGCAGTATTGATGACAACCTTGTGCTAGCCGTGACCTCTCTTTTCAGGGCTGTGCCTAATTTGATTACTTTGAACGTATCATCATCTCCTGAGTTTCCTTTTCATGGTGGTGGTGATAATGTAAGTAGAAGTTTGTGGAATTCCAATCTTGGCACATACGTACCTTCAATTCTTTTGATTGATTTGCTTGTTTATTACTTTTTCAGGTATCTGGATTTGATAGGGGATATTGGGAACTCCAGGGGCTTGATTTTGTTTCTAAGCTAGAGGAGGTAACCATAGAGCTTACCACTGGGTCTAATGGATTTGAATTAGCGAGGTACATGCTTGAGCATGCTGGTAATTTGAAGAAAATGTTTGTTATTACTACACCCGATCAATCAAGTTTAGTACCGGAAATACGGAGAACCAACCGTACTTCCAATGCTAGAGTTGTCTTTCTGGTAAAACGGAAGCTGCCTCCTCGTCGTGTTTAATGACCAAATCCTATGTCTATCCTATGTCTATACAAGTGGATTTTGATGCTTCTTTTGGGGACCTTCTATTGTGTAGTTTTTGTTCGACGTGAAACTCTTGATGCTTCTATTGTAGTTTCAAGCTAGGGGTTCATTTGTAGTAGCATAAGCAGGTAGCTGATTATGTTATATGTCTAGTGCTACTTCTGTGTAAGAAAGATGGATCTCAAATTCTCAATCTTTTGTTGCTTTAATTAAGGTATTAAGGGTTTTTGGAAATAAACTATCAAAGGGATATACTTAATTTAGTAAAGGTGTTTAAAAGATTTTGTTGTATTTCATAACACTTGAAGTGTTACTATGTTGAACGTCTTCAAAATTTGGAATAAATTTCTGCGGTGAATACTACTGAAGTATAACAAGTTTTTGGATACTTCTGTTAATAGGGTAACGAGTCAAAGCAAGAGATCGATCACAAAAGTTACTTTTTAAAATCAAAGATGAGGAGTAAATGGTTGAAAACAGACCCAAGAGTCCGAATATCTATATTCAAGACATAGGAAGCCTCACTTTGCCGGCCTGAAATATTAATAAGAAGTTTTATCGGAAATATTAAGAGagtttttctttaaattgaaTTTCTAAATATAATAATGTTTATCTAGTAAgaagggataatgaccatttacacactttaggataaaaattgcccacttacacaaacactctaagagattatccatttacccaaacactctaagagatcatttatctaatacccaattaattattttttaatttcattttatttatttttgggacatttttgccctctccttctttgtcacctagagagagaagtcaccggactccggcgaccggtgaagggactccggcgaccggtgatagGACTCATGCGACCGGTCAGCAAATTCCGGCGTccgaatttattgccccccaataatacccagtaatcatattattgccccccaataatcatattattgactcctaataaacatattattatccctcaataatcatattattgccccccagtaaacatattattgccccccaataaattttCTATTGAGGGTCAATAATCATTGAAAAATATAGATGTTCTCAGAAATAACTAACAATACGAACACTGTGGCATTAGCAATTCCCCTAAATCACTTTGACAgaacaaaaatcaagaaacagAGAACAGAAGTTGAATCTAAAGTCAATTTCTATATCAATCTGATTTGATCATTAGATACACACCAGACGGTCAACTATCTATATATAATCAACTTATTACTCTCAGCAAACTCCAATTCATTGATTTACACACAACAAAATGGACCATAATCAAAGTCTCAAAAACACAAGCAATAAACAGATAACCAACATGAAAGAATCAAAGCATCACAATCCAGGTGGAGGTAAACTAATATTTGTTGGAATcagtgttttttattttttttatcgatGAAATTTCGTTGGAAAAGtattgtttgaacccaaaattaatattttttctcGATAGGAGTGTCTCGAGAAAATCCGGGTCAATATTcgtggcccaagctatataatatattgtttagaggctaaataaagtcTACTTGAAGATCAAGTAATCTTGAAGCAAATCTGAATATTCCTTGATTTACTATTAATTattaaatatttgataattaatagtgaTTTGTTTGCTTGATTACCAAGATTATGCAAGAGAGAACAACGACATCAGTCATGCGAATAGCCTATACTGCCATGCAATGAAGGAGTAGGTTGGACTTGGAACATATGGAAGCATGCGGTCAAAAAGGAACATATATATGATGTATATGGTGGCTCATGCATGGTTCAATTAAGGAAGGGATCATGGACAAGGAACCATGCAAGGAAGGTTTCCCATGCAATTAAACATGGCGAACGTGCTGTCCTCCTCTACCCATATTCAAGATTACTAATGCAATTAAGGCCTTTTGGTTAGTCAATTAAACAAGGAATATATCTGCAAGACGTGTATAGCGAACAGTTCGCATCCAAGATGATTACGTCCAGGACTCTAAGAGGCAATTAAACTTTGTTTACATTCTAGCCACGTACAGAGGCAAATTTTTTATTGTCTACGATAGTTATCAAGACTATTAAGTGTGTTGATTTGATttaaggccaataactgtggcctaaaatatagtatttcattcctatttggaaggTGAATCTGCGAGTAGcctatatttagaggctaaagcgATACAACAAGGGACAACACAACTATCCAATCAATGATCAaagtctctccggagcaaacctaccttcaacctagttg
Above is a genomic segment from Rosa chinensis cultivar Old Blush chromosome 3, RchiOBHm-V2, whole genome shotgun sequence containing:
- the LOC112194259 gene encoding F-box/FBD/LRR-repeat protein At1g78750-like, translating into MAEAQVAVDRFSELPPEITHHILAFLPIAGVTRVSSLSKRCRALHLSNPTLNFDSFPSESTLTFDKRLELLNSLDRFLIQRGNNKVNYLSIIWTPEYHFGETKIESHCGLDKSRILGWIQNAVRCNVENLNVFFATFMPTLGDTDQDHGIDFPSCVFLCESLRYLTLDMKRAILEAPSFSTSPTSNLVSLSLRNVTIEDDGGFCKWVSYCCRFIKKLWLERVYGLENITIESSSLESLSVQFPCYFDVARLVIAGDKIENIDIDWEYDSDKRNNRSLLNISAPNLKCLKWVGNMLNHQHLGEMNCLEQVEISLTSYDVNDLDSVCEQFLCSISSVKVLLLVQVTAKTLFREGFTPAPLGNVWYLLMSIWCSIDDNLVLAVTSLFRAVPNLITLNVSSSPEFPFHGGGDNVSGFDRGYWELQGLDFVSKLEEVTIELTTGSNGFELARYMLEHAGNLKKMFVITTPDQSSLVPEIRRTNRTSNARVVFLVKRKLPPRRV